The Microbacterium sp. SORGH_AS_0428 genome contains the following window.
TGAAGGAGAAGCCGATCGTCACGTACTGCACAGGCGGCATCCGTTGCGAGGTGCTCTCGAGCCTGATGACAGCGCGCGGTTTCCAGGAGGTGTACCAGCTCGACGGCGGCATCGTCCGATACGGCGAGACCTTCGGCAACACCGGGCTCTGGGAAGGCTCCCTCTACGTCTTCGACGGAAGGCAGGCGATGACGTTCGGTGCCGACGCCGAGCACATCGGCCGTTGCACCGGCTGCGGCGCACCCACCTCTCGGATGATCGACTGCGCGGTGATCGGGTGTCCCGATCGCGTGGTGCGCTGCGAAGCATGCGAGGGCAGCACGGCGTGCAGCCATCATCCGGAGCTCGTGGCGGGCTGAACAGAACCCCTGAGAAGATGGAGGGATGTCCTCCACTGACGCCGCGCCCTCCCGTTACACCGTCGCGACCGACGGGGCCTGCAAGGGGAACCCGGGGCCCGCGGGCTGGGCGTGGGTGGGTGAAGACGGCCAGTGGGCCGCAGGCTCCCTCCCGAGCGGCACGAACAACATCGGCGAGCTGCTCGGCCTGCTCTACGCCATCCGCGATCACTTCCAGGTGCCCGAGCTCATCGTGCAGGCGGACTCGATGTACGCGATCGACACTTACACGAAGTGGATGGACGGTCATGCTCGTCGCGGCTGGGTGACCTCGGCCAAGAAGCCCACCGCCAACCGCGACATCCTCGAACAGCTCCTCGAGGTGCGCGACGCGCGGCGTGCGGCGGGACTTCCCGACGTCGTACTCGAACACGTCCGCGGACACCGCGGGCACCGGCTCAACAGCTGGGCGGACGAACGCGCGGTCCGCGCGTCTCAGCACGCGGCGAAAGGCGAGGAGCTCGTGTGGACGTCGCTTCGCGGCCTGGAGCCGCTGGATGTCAGCGTGGATCCGCCGCGCAGCGCGGGCGACCGCGCCCGCTGAGCTCCTCTCGCGCATCCGGCCCACGCGCGACAGGATGGGGGCGTGCACACCCCCGACAACCCGCTGATCGTCGCCGATGTCGCTGCGTGGCGCGCGTGGCTGGACGAGCACGAGCACGACGATGAGGGTGTGTGGCTCGTGCTTGCCAAGAAGGGCACCACCGAGCCCACCACCCTGACCTACGACGGAGCGCTCGACGAGGCGCTGTGCAGCGGCTGGATCGATGGCCAGAAGCGCGGACGTGATGCGGCGACGTTTCTGCAGCGCTACACGCCGAGACGTCGCGCGTCGCTGTGGTCGCAGCGCAATCTGATGCTGGTCGCCGGTCTCATCGACGCGGGGCGGATGCGGCCGCGCGGACAAGCGGAGATCGACCG
Protein-coding sequences here:
- a CDS encoding ribonuclease H → MSSTDAAPSRYTVATDGACKGNPGPAGWAWVGEDGQWAAGSLPSGTNNIGELLGLLYAIRDHFQVPELIVQADSMYAIDTYTKWMDGHARRGWVTSAKKPTANRDILEQLLEVRDARRAAGLPDVVLEHVRGHRGHRLNSWADERAVRASQHAAKGEELVWTSLRGLEPLDVSVDPPRSAGDRAR
- a CDS encoding YdeI/OmpD-associated family protein gives rise to the protein MHTPDNPLIVADVAAWRAWLDEHEHDDEGVWLVLAKKGTTEPTTLTYDGALDEALCSGWIDGQKRGRDAATFLQRYTPRRRASLWSQRNLMLVAGLIDAGRMRPRGQAEIDRAKEDGRWQRAYAGSATIEVPDDLLAALAAEPAAAALFERLDATNRYAVLHRVATATPSARAGRIARLVAMLAEGKTPHPLGEPRGPRLT